One window from the genome of Candidatus Methylomirabilota bacterium encodes:
- a CDS encoding YeeE/YedE family protein has translation MSDTAWPFYVSAVLAGAAFGYVIQRGGFCLMRALANLFLMGDAAIARAYVLALLVAMASVQALSAAGLVEFPIRPFHWMSNCIGGLVFGVGMVLAGGCSGSTWYRVGEGAVGAWVILLGFAMGATTVRLGFLSPLRSALQVPTITIGDAPPTLATALGVSPWLVIAALWLVGGIWLARARGQPQHGKWPWHVTGAAVGVLIAAGWWASTVGERPVGLTFAVNTGELLTYPLVGFPNRVNWSMVMLVAVPVGAFAAAWPSGDFRWKLPPGWSLVKIFSGGLLMGGSAILAEGCNITQGLTNGSTLALGSLVTLASMLVGGWLTLRALYGTTR, from the coding sequence ATGTCCGACACCGCTTGGCCCTTCTACGTCTCGGCAGTGCTCGCAGGCGCAGCGTTCGGCTACGTCATCCAGCGCGGCGGCTTCTGCCTCATGCGGGCGCTGGCCAACCTGTTCCTCATGGGCGACGCGGCCATCGCGCGCGCGTACGTGCTGGCCCTCCTCGTCGCCATGGCCTCCGTGCAGGCGCTCTCCGCCGCCGGGCTCGTCGAGTTCCCCATCAGGCCGTTCCACTGGATGTCGAACTGCATCGGCGGGCTCGTCTTCGGCGTGGGCATGGTGCTGGCCGGCGGCTGCTCGGGCAGCACGTGGTACCGCGTGGGCGAGGGCGCGGTCGGCGCGTGGGTCATCCTGCTGGGCTTCGCGATGGGCGCCACGACGGTGAGGCTGGGCTTCCTTTCCCCTCTACGCTCCGCTCTCCAGGTCCCCACGATCACGATCGGCGACGCGCCGCCCACTCTCGCGACGGCGCTCGGCGTCTCCCCGTGGCTCGTGATCGCCGCGCTGTGGCTCGTGGGCGGCATCTGGCTCGCGCGGGCGCGCGGGCAGCCGCAGCACGGCAAGTGGCCCTGGCACGTCACCGGCGCGGCGGTCGGCGTCCTCATCGCCGCCGGCTGGTGGGCGTCGACCGTTGGCGAGCGGCCCGTCGGGCTGACCTTTGCTGTCAACACCGGCGAGCTCCTGACCTACCCGCTGGTCGGGTTCCCCAACCGCGTCAACTGGAGCATGGTCATGCTGGTGGCCGTACCGGTCGGCGCTTTCGCCGCCGCGTGGCCGTCGGGCGATTTCCGCTGGAAGCTGCCGCCCGGGTGGTCCCTCGTGAAGATCTTCTCCGGCGGGCTGCTCATGGGGGGCTCGGCGATTCTCGCCGAGGGATGCAACATCACGCAGGGGTTGACGAACGGATCCACGCTCGCGCTCGGAAGCCTCGTCACCCTCGCCTCCATGCTCGTCGGAGGCTGGCTGACCCTTCGCGCTCTCTACGGCACGACGCGCTGA